One window from the genome of Salisaeta longa DSM 21114 encodes:
- the metX gene encoding homoserine O-acetyltransferase MetX yields the protein MPTLTFDRHTLESGAVLRDVPVTYRTWGQLNAAGTNALVVCHALTGTCDVADWWGPLLGPGRALDTDRYFVVCANALGSPYGTASPLTPNPATGRPYGPDFPAVTIRDTVRLHHRLVRRLGVRHVAAVVGGSMGGMQALEWAFTGSFVQALVPIAVGGRHTAWQIGWSAAQRAAIAADPAYNDGQYTDEQPPAAGLAVARQMAMVSYRSQPSFDARFGRSLQHPGGDGAAGAAAPYAVESYLQYQGDKLADRFDANCYMALTRQMDTHDVARGRGAYDEVLASIAQPALVVGIPSDVLYPLREQEELARHMPRATLETLHTPHGHDGFLIALDALNDLLRPWLQTHVPAAA from the coding sequence ATGCCAACCCTCACGTTTGATCGCCACACCCTCGAATCGGGGGCCGTGCTGCGCGACGTTCCCGTGACGTACCGCACCTGGGGCCAGCTCAACGCCGCCGGAACCAACGCCCTGGTGGTGTGCCATGCCCTCACAGGCACCTGCGACGTTGCCGACTGGTGGGGCCCGCTGCTCGGCCCGGGGCGCGCGCTGGATACCGACCGCTACTTTGTGGTGTGCGCCAACGCGCTGGGGTCGCCTTACGGCACCGCATCGCCGCTGACCCCCAACCCTGCCACCGGCCGCCCGTACGGCCCCGATTTTCCCGCCGTCACCATCCGCGATACCGTGCGGCTGCACCACCGGCTGGTGCGCCGGCTGGGCGTGCGGCACGTCGCGGCCGTCGTGGGGGGGTCGATGGGCGGGATGCAGGCGCTGGAATGGGCCTTTACCGGATCGTTTGTGCAGGCCCTCGTGCCCATCGCCGTAGGCGGACGCCACACCGCCTGGCAGATTGGGTGGAGCGCAGCGCAGCGGGCCGCCATCGCCGCCGATCCGGCGTACAACGACGGGCAGTACACAGACGAGCAGCCGCCCGCCGCCGGCCTGGCGGTAGCCCGGCAGATGGCGATGGTCAGCTACCGGTCGCAGCCGTCGTTTGACGCGCGCTTTGGGCGGTCGCTGCAGCATCCGGGCGGTGATGGCGCGGCCGGCGCCGCGGCGCCGTATGCGGTGGAAAGTTATCTGCAGTACCAGGGCGACAAGCTAGCCGACCGCTTCGATGCCAACTGCTACATGGCCCTCACGCGCCAAATGGACACGCACGACGTGGCGCGCGGCCGGGGCGCGTACGACGAGGTGCTCGCCTCCATCGCGCAACCCGCCCTCGTGGTGGGCATTCCCTCCGACGTGCTCTATCCGCTGCGCGAGCAAGAGGAGCTGGCCCGGCACATGCCGCGGGCCACGCTGGAGACGCTCCACACGCCGCACGGGCACGATGGCTTCCTGATTGCGCTGGACGCGCTGAACGACCTGCTGCGTCCGTGGCTGCAAACGCACGTGCCGGCGGCCGCGTGA
- a CDS encoding T9SS type A sorting domain-containing protein, giving the protein MSYFRTSHHRRPQGSSRRFRALARVVAWMALLGAGLLGVATTRAQTFDTNVAKNALPGTATNTVVAPPAFYNPSGADGTLGTLDDDFRGDKTQGSPLLDAAEPAYTALPVALNEQPFVDSSTLQETGDPADRDLGAFESHSDALPVELASFSVRYAPNAPGPGDDEVRVAWRTLSETNNAYFAIQRKTKEGWERLKRVPGAGSTNQPQSYRAVLRVSPGAAPLRYRLRQVDADGAATYTEAITLERVAAGNTVTAYPNPSTGRVTLAIEALRQGTADLTIYNLLGQRVHRVDDVRIAEGQTQQTVHLPAVSSGQYFLHLTYEDGRTATERLTIVQ; this is encoded by the coding sequence ATGTCGTATTTCCGCACGTCGCATCACCGAAGGCCACAGGGCAGCTCGCGCAGATTCCGGGCGCTCGCGCGTGTCGTGGCGTGGATGGCCCTGCTGGGCGCGGGCCTGCTGGGCGTCGCCACCACCCGCGCGCAGACGTTCGACACCAACGTGGCGAAGAACGCCCTTCCGGGCACCGCAACCAACACCGTCGTCGCCCCCCCCGCGTTCTACAACCCCAGCGGCGCAGACGGCACCCTCGGGACCCTCGACGACGACTTCCGTGGCGACAAAACACAGGGCAGCCCCCTCCTGGATGCCGCCGAACCGGCGTACACGGCGCTTCCGGTGGCGCTCAACGAGCAACCCTTCGTCGATAGCTCGACCCTGCAAGAAACCGGCGACCCTGCCGACCGCGACCTTGGAGCCTTCGAGTCGCACAGCGACGCGCTGCCCGTTGAGCTTGCGTCGTTTAGCGTGCGCTATGCCCCCAACGCGCCGGGCCCCGGCGACGACGAAGTCCGCGTGGCGTGGCGCACCCTCAGCGAAACGAACAACGCGTACTTTGCCATCCAACGCAAAACAAAGGAGGGCTGGGAGCGCCTGAAGCGCGTGCCCGGCGCCGGGTCTACCAACCAGCCCCAGTCCTACCGCGCGGTGCTTCGCGTTTCTCCGGGCGCGGCCCCCCTCCGCTACCGGCTCCGCCAGGTGGATGCCGACGGCGCAGCGACGTATACCGAGGCCATCACGCTGGAGCGCGTCGCGGCCGGCAACACCGTCACCGCCTATCCCAACCCGAGCACGGGGCGCGTGACGCTCGCCATCGAGGCGCTGCGACAGGGCACGGCGGATCTCACCATCTACAACCTGCTCGGGCAGCGCGTGCATCGTGTGGACGATGTGCGCATCGCGGAAGGACAAACGCAACAAACGGTGCATCTGCCAGCGGTAAGCAGCGGGCAGTACTTCCTCCACCTCACCTACGAAGACGGGCGCACGGCCACCGAACGACTGACGATAGTGCAATGA
- a CDS encoding glycosyltransferase, protein MHVLLVPSWYPTAELPHDGLYFVDQAQALQRAGHRVGVVYPEQQSLRRWTPAAFYRHHFQTVVRVEEGLPTVRYHGWNVWWRYDRRHDVRIAHARRLARRYVRRFGRPDVLHAHSARWAAAAAADIGARLEVPHVVTEHFTKFLPSAHVSKRAAARAAYGLQTAAQAFAVSSALRDAIVARGWVAPEAVDVLPNMVDTSFFTRPPTPRPSGPFTFFALGHLHERKGMHDLLDAFARAFGTRRDTRLVIGGDGPEAQALKAQARRLGIEHHVAFPGALTRGAVRDGLWRAHAFVLPSHSETFGVVLIEALATGMPVIATTCGGPEDIVTDANGLLVPPQQPEALAAALQEMRTTAASYDPAAIRRAAADTYGASAIARRLTDCYRRVSTAS, encoded by the coding sequence ATGCACGTTTTGCTGGTGCCGTCGTGGTATCCAACGGCCGAGCTGCCGCACGACGGGTTGTACTTTGTCGATCAGGCGCAGGCGCTGCAGCGCGCCGGGCACCGCGTGGGGGTGGTGTACCCGGAGCAACAGAGCCTGCGTCGCTGGACGCCGGCCGCGTTCTATCGGCACCACTTTCAGACGGTGGTGCGCGTCGAGGAGGGGCTGCCCACGGTGCGCTACCACGGCTGGAACGTCTGGTGGCGCTACGACCGCCGGCACGACGTACGCATCGCCCACGCGCGGCGTCTGGCCCGCCGGTACGTGCGTCGCTTCGGCCGCCCCGACGTGCTGCATGCCCACAGCGCACGCTGGGCCGCTGCCGCCGCTGCCGACATCGGGGCCCGCCTGGAGGTGCCGCACGTGGTGACGGAGCACTTCACCAAGTTCTTGCCGTCTGCCCATGTCTCCAAGCGGGCCGCCGCGCGGGCTGCGTACGGCCTACAGACGGCCGCGCAGGCCTTTGCCGTGAGCTCCGCGCTGCGCGATGCGATCGTGGCGCGCGGCTGGGTGGCACCGGAGGCGGTGGACGTGCTGCCCAACATGGTCGACACCTCGTTCTTCACGCGCCCGCCGACGCCGCGCCCCTCCGGCCCCTTCACGTTTTTTGCGCTGGGGCACCTCCACGAGCGCAAGGGCATGCACGACCTGTTGGATGCGTTTGCGCGCGCCTTTGGCACCCGCCGCGATACCCGTCTGGTGATAGGCGGCGACGGGCCCGAGGCGCAGGCCCTAAAAGCGCAAGCGCGCAGGTTGGGCATTGAACATCACGTGGCGTTTCCCGGTGCCCTCACCCGGGGCGCCGTGCGCGATGGGCTGTGGCGCGCCCACGCGTTTGTGCTGCCCAGCCACAGCGAGACCTTTGGCGTGGTGCTCATCGAAGCCCTGGCGACGGGTATGCCCGTTATTGCAACAACCTGCGGCGGCCCCGAGGACATCGTAACAGACGCCAACGGGCTCCTCGTACCGCCCCAGCAGCCGGAGGCGCTGGCTGCGGCACTGCAAGAGATGCGCACCACCGCCGCATCGTACGACCCCGCAGCGATTCGTCGGGCAGCCGCGGACACGTACGGAGCCTCCGCCATCGCCCGACGGCTCACGGACTGCTACCGGCGCGTGAGCACGGCGTCGTAA
- a CDS encoding ATP-binding cassette domain-containing protein has product MPLLTLRDIRHRFGGDHPLLDGLSLTIDRGERIGLLGRNGCGKSTLLKIISGQLTPDEGTIETSGAVRVAYLEQRVPDAEGSVFDVVAGGLDREGTLLQRYHRASRNVAEDPTEAHINALGELQSQLDAADAWQLQTQVEKTLSRMDLAADAPFAPLSGGQKRRVLLARALVQRPDLLLLDEPTNHLDFNAIRWLEDFFARFEGALLFVTHDRRFLQRTAQRVVEIEQGRLLDFNCGYEEFRERKEHLLHVEAREQEQFEKELAKEEEWIRQGVKARRTRNMGRVRRLQEMRAKARNRRSETGTVDFSVSTAQRSGEKVIEVEGLSFAYDADTPIVDDFDTIIERGERIGLLGPNGSGKTTLIELLLKERAPDAGSVRHGTKLQVAYFDQHRAQLDPDATVRDNITQGLGDQVTINGQERHIISYLQDFLFTPERARTEVRYLSGGERNRLLLARLFTRPSNLLVLDEPTNDLDIETLELLEDVLTNYPGTLLLVSHDRTFINNVVTRTLALEGDGQVGQYPGGYDDYLRQRPDPTPAGDGGDGSSAAARTASAPAKPKKQTKSLHYNESKELAALPEKIEALEDEKAALEEEMADPAFYDQEAAAITDASKRLDALAQAIEDAYDRWATLEDKRAS; this is encoded by the coding sequence ATGCCGCTTCTCACCCTCCGCGACATTCGTCACCGCTTTGGCGGCGACCATCCGTTGCTCGACGGCCTCTCGCTCACCATCGACCGGGGCGAGCGCATCGGGCTGCTGGGTCGCAACGGCTGCGGCAAGTCGACCCTCCTCAAAATCATCAGCGGACAGCTCACGCCCGACGAGGGCACCATCGAAACAAGCGGTGCGGTGCGCGTGGCCTACCTGGAGCAGCGCGTGCCCGATGCCGAAGGCTCCGTGTTTGACGTCGTCGCGGGCGGGCTCGATCGGGAGGGCACGTTGCTGCAACGCTACCACCGGGCGAGCCGCAACGTGGCCGAAGATCCCACCGAGGCCCACATCAACGCGCTGGGGGAGCTGCAAAGTCAGCTGGATGCTGCCGATGCGTGGCAGCTGCAAACGCAGGTCGAGAAGACCCTGTCGCGCATGGACCTCGCGGCCGATGCGCCCTTTGCGCCGCTCTCGGGCGGACAAAAGCGGCGCGTGCTGCTGGCCCGTGCCCTCGTGCAGCGCCCCGACCTGCTGTTGCTGGACGAGCCCACCAACCACCTCGACTTCAACGCCATCCGGTGGCTGGAGGACTTCTTCGCCCGTTTTGAGGGCGCGCTCCTGTTTGTAACCCACGACCGGCGCTTTCTGCAACGCACGGCGCAGCGCGTGGTGGAAATTGAGCAGGGGCGCTTGCTCGACTTCAACTGCGGCTACGAGGAATTCCGCGAGCGCAAAGAGCACCTGCTGCATGTGGAGGCACGCGAACAAGAACAGTTCGAGAAAGAGCTGGCCAAGGAAGAAGAATGGATTCGGCAGGGCGTAAAAGCCCGGCGCACGCGCAACATGGGCCGGGTGCGGCGCCTGCAGGAGATGCGCGCGAAGGCCCGCAACCGCCGATCGGAAACGGGCACCGTCGACTTTTCGGTGAGCACCGCGCAGCGCTCCGGCGAAAAGGTGATCGAGGTGGAGGGGCTCTCGTTTGCGTACGACGCCGACACCCCCATCGTGGATGACTTCGATACGATCATTGAGCGCGGCGAGCGCATCGGGCTGCTGGGCCCCAACGGATCCGGCAAGACAACCCTCATCGAACTTCTGCTGAAAGAGCGCGCCCCGGATGCCGGATCGGTGCGCCACGGCACCAAGTTGCAGGTGGCCTACTTCGATCAGCACCGCGCGCAGCTCGACCCCGATGCCACGGTGCGCGACAACATCACGCAGGGGCTGGGCGATCAGGTAACGATCAACGGCCAGGAGCGGCACATCATCAGCTACCTGCAGGACTTCCTGTTTACGCCCGAGCGTGCCCGCACCGAGGTGCGCTACCTGTCGGGCGGCGAGCGGAACCGCCTGCTGCTAGCGCGCCTGTTTACGCGGCCCTCGAACCTGCTGGTGCTTGACGAGCCCACCAACGACCTCGACATCGAGACGCTGGAGCTACTGGAGGACGTGCTGACGAACTATCCGGGCACGCTCCTGCTGGTTAGCCACGACCGCACGTTCATCAACAACGTGGTGACCCGCACGCTGGCGCTGGAAGGCGACGGGCAGGTGGGGCAGTACCCCGGCGGCTACGACGATTACCTGCGGCAGCGTCCGGACCCCACGCCTGCAGGCGATGGGGGCGATGGATCGTCGGCCGCGGCCCGCACCGCTTCCGCACCGGCCAAGCCCAAGAAGCAAACGAAGAGCTTGCATTACAACGAGAGCAAGGAGCTGGCGGCCCTGCCGGAAAAGATTGAGGCGCTGGAGGACGAAAAAGCCGCGCTGGAGGAGGAGATGGCCGATCCGGCGTTTTATGACCAGGAGGCGGCGGCCATCACCGACGCCTCGAAGCGTCTGGATGCGTTGGCGCAGGCCATTGAGGACGCCTACGACCGCTGGGCGACGCTCGAAGACAAGCGGGCGTCGTGA
- a CDS encoding S9 family peptidase codes for MRTLLTLLLACCTLAPATGQPAAQWTPALSMRYQSIAGTDVSPQGKHVAYVVRSAIMDDNTSTFRSQIHVAAADGSSAVQYTYGTASAYAPAFSPDGSHLAFLSAHEDKPQVWVMRVQGGASYRVTDRPTGVQAFQWSPSGDRIAYTAQDEKSEAEKARESAKRDVTVVGEEFRYTHLYTTTVAPHDDSTRAVQRLTGGTFSVNSFDWMPDGAALVFAHQADPRINTGFVEQDISQVPADSGAVTPLVTRPGVDTDPHVAPNGQALAFVSNGGQPEPVGLQDVYVLPLAGSGEPRKLADTPDRNANLIAWDGTDAVFIQEAVELNVHVLRLPTNGAAPTPVTTANGVFGDVSFSADGTQMAFSFQDSDTPPEVYARAVGGTERRQLSRINAEVPQPPMGRTEALSWTGPGDMPIEGLLTYPVGYTPGERVPLVVQVHGGPAGVHSRSFTGGPDIYMTQVFAQHGYAVLRPNPRGSTGYGKAFRYANIKDWGYGDFDDIMAGADAVIEQGVAHPDSLALMGWSYGGYMTSFAITRTNRFKAASMGAGLPNLISMVGTTDIPQYLKAHMGGPFWEDYATYEKHSALYRIDQAETPTQIIHGMEDDRVPTSQGIEMYRALKGVGVPTELILLPRTPHGPREPKLLMGVTPRILDWFDTHLSR; via the coding sequence ATGCGCACGCTCCTCACGCTTCTTCTTGCCTGCTGTACCCTCGCGCCCGCGACCGGCCAACCGGCCGCGCAGTGGACGCCCGCCCTCTCGATGCGGTATCAGAGCATCGCGGGCACCGATGTGTCGCCCCAGGGGAAGCATGTGGCCTATGTCGTGCGTTCGGCCATCATGGACGACAACACGTCGACGTTCCGCTCGCAGATTCACGTCGCCGCCGCCGACGGCTCGTCCGCCGTGCAGTACACGTACGGCACCGCATCGGCGTATGCCCCGGCGTTCTCGCCCGACGGCTCGCACCTGGCGTTCCTCTCCGCTCACGAGGACAAGCCGCAGGTGTGGGTGATGCGCGTGCAGGGCGGCGCATCCTACCGCGTAACCGACCGGCCGACCGGCGTGCAGGCCTTTCAGTGGAGCCCATCCGGCGATCGCATCGCGTACACCGCGCAAGACGAAAAGTCGGAGGCCGAGAAGGCGCGCGAGAGCGCAAAACGCGACGTGACCGTGGTGGGCGAGGAGTTTCGGTACACGCACCTCTACACCACCACCGTAGCGCCCCACGACGACTCCACGCGCGCCGTGCAGCGCCTCACGGGCGGCACGTTCAGCGTGAACAGCTTCGATTGGATGCCGGACGGGGCGGCGCTGGTCTTTGCGCACCAGGCCGATCCGCGGATCAACACCGGCTTTGTGGAACAGGACATCTCGCAGGTGCCGGCCGACAGCGGCGCGGTAACGCCGCTCGTTACGCGCCCCGGGGTGGATACCGATCCGCACGTGGCGCCCAATGGGCAGGCGCTGGCGTTTGTATCGAACGGCGGGCAGCCCGAGCCGGTGGGGCTGCAGGATGTGTACGTGCTGCCGCTGGCGGGGTCTGGCGAGCCGCGCAAGCTGGCCGACACGCCCGACCGCAACGCCAATCTCATCGCCTGGGATGGCACCGATGCGGTGTTTATCCAGGAGGCGGTGGAGCTGAATGTGCACGTGCTGCGGCTTCCCACCAACGGCGCGGCGCCCACGCCCGTGACCACCGCTAACGGCGTGTTCGGCGACGTGTCATTCAGCGCCGACGGCACGCAGATGGCGTTCAGCTTTCAGGATTCCGATACGCCGCCCGAGGTGTACGCGCGCGCCGTGGGGGGAACCGAGCGGCGACAGCTCTCGCGCATCAACGCCGAGGTGCCGCAGCCGCCCATGGGCCGCACCGAGGCCCTCTCGTGGACGGGCCCCGGCGACATGCCCATCGAGGGACTGCTCACCTACCCCGTCGGCTACACGCCGGGCGAGCGCGTGCCGCTCGTGGTGCAGGTGCACGGCGGCCCCGCGGGCGTGCACAGCCGCTCGTTCACCGGCGGCCCCGACATCTACATGACGCAGGTGTTTGCGCAGCACGGCTACGCGGTCCTTCGGCCCAACCCGCGCGGCAGCACGGGCTACGGCAAGGCGTTTCGGTACGCCAACATCAAGGACTGGGGCTACGGCGACTTCGACGACATCATGGCGGGCGCCGACGCGGTCATCGAACAGGGCGTGGCGCACCCCGACAGCCTTGCGCTGATGGGCTGGAGCTACGGCGGCTACATGACGAGCTTCGCGATCACCCGCACCAACCGCTTCAAGGCCGCCAGCATGGGCGCGGGCCTGCCCAACCTGATCAGCATGGTGGGCACGACGGACATCCCGCAATACCTGAAGGCCCACATGGGCGGTCCGTTTTGGGAGGATTATGCGACGTATGAGAAGCACTCGGCGCTCTACCGGATCGATCAGGCCGAGACGCCCACACAAATCATCCACGGCATGGAAGACGACCGCGTGCCGACCAGTCAGGGCATCGAGATGTACCGTGCGCTGAAGGGCGTGGGCGTGCCCACCGAGCTCATCTTGCTGCCGCGTACGCCGCACGGCCCGCGCGAGCCCAAGCTGCTGATGGGCGTGACGCCGCGCATCCTGGACTGGTTTGACACGCACCTGAGCCGGTAG
- a CDS encoding SIMPL domain-containing protein, translating to MPAAAQERAPRQVTVSGEATVTVPPDQAQVRFGISTTAATPQAARTTNAEASAQALNAVRALDIPEDQIQTTTLRLQPNRVYDEDTRTHKTKGFTAERYVTVTVRALDRLPTLLARVVDAGANRVEGITYEVQDRDAPRNEALQQAAAQARAKADLLARTLGAALGPVQQISEENLSFPQPRMAYDAALMKQTTASGGTPDAFAAGEIEVTARVQVAFALTDAP from the coding sequence ATGCCCGCTGCTGCCCAAGAGCGCGCCCCGCGTCAGGTGACCGTGAGTGGCGAAGCCACCGTGACGGTGCCGCCCGATCAGGCCCAGGTGCGCTTTGGCATCTCCACCACCGCCGCGACGCCCCAAGCGGCCCGCACGACCAACGCCGAAGCCTCCGCCCAGGCGCTCAACGCCGTGCGCGCCCTCGACATTCCCGAGGACCAGATTCAAACGACTACGCTGCGCCTGCAGCCCAACCGCGTGTACGACGAGGACACCCGCACGCACAAGACGAAGGGCTTCACCGCGGAGCGCTACGTGACGGTCACGGTGCGCGCCCTCGACCGACTGCCGACGCTGTTGGCGCGCGTGGTGGATGCGGGGGCCAACCGTGTTGAAGGCATCACCTACGAGGTGCAAGACCGCGATGCGCCCCGGAATGAAGCGTTGCAGCAAGCCGCCGCGCAGGCCCGCGCCAAGGCCGATCTGCTGGCCCGTACGCTGGGCGCCGCGCTGGGCCCGGTACAGCAAATCAGCGAGGAGAATCTTTCGTTTCCGCAGCCGCGCATGGCCTACGATGCGGCGCTCATGAAGCAAACGACAGCGAGCGGCGGCACGCCCGATGCCTTCGCGGCCGGCGAGATTGAGGTCACGGCCCGGGTGCAGGTGGCGTTTGCCCTCACCGACGCGCCGTAG
- a CDS encoding glycosyltransferase, with amino-acid sequence MVPIHPTARMAHVVHLTTVHHVHDPRILHRELKTLQAAGHRVVLVGPHERHERIDGVPVRALPRTSGRYRRLVLQAPAFRAARAENADVYHIHDPELIPLAYILKHVTGAAVIYDMHENYRTKGGAEGRLVRGLERWCFRWVDHVLLAERGYRPILSGTPTPHTVVENYFQPPTATPPPPHPYTADRPLRLVCSGVLTARRGLFELLELVQRCAATGTDCQIRLVGWAPIAAERTAALRQLDAHSEWPIAWIGRGRYVNHRTIQEQLRWADAGLALYDNHPNFACSYPTKFYEYMHYGLPILYSDLPLWRTFMERHGCGVAVPVGDIDALLAAVQRWQASPDRWAKLSEAARHAAPSFYWEQMGERLLTAYDAVLTRR; translated from the coding sequence ATGGTCCCCATCCACCCCACGGCACGCATGGCCCACGTCGTCCACCTTACCACCGTGCACCACGTGCACGACCCCCGCATCCTGCACCGCGAACTCAAGACGTTACAAGCGGCCGGGCATCGGGTGGTGCTGGTGGGCCCGCACGAGCGCCACGAGCGGATTGACGGCGTGCCGGTGCGGGCGTTGCCGCGGACGTCGGGCCGCTACCGACGCCTCGTACTGCAAGCGCCGGCCTTCCGCGCGGCCCGCGCAGAAAACGCCGACGTCTACCACATCCACGACCCCGAGCTCATCCCGCTCGCGTATATCCTCAAACACGTGACAGGCGCGGCCGTCATCTACGACATGCACGAAAATTACCGCACGAAGGGCGGGGCCGAGGGCCGCCTCGTACGCGGACTGGAGCGCTGGTGCTTCCGCTGGGTCGATCACGTCCTTCTCGCCGAACGCGGCTACCGGCCCATCCTGTCCGGCACCCCAACGCCACACACCGTGGTCGAAAACTATTTTCAGCCGCCAACCGCCACGCCCCCGCCGCCGCATCCGTACACCGCCGACCGCCCGCTACGGCTGGTGTGCTCGGGCGTCCTCACCGCGCGGCGCGGCCTGTTTGAGCTGTTGGAGCTCGTCCAGCGATGCGCCGCAACCGGCACGGACTGCCAGATTCGCCTCGTGGGATGGGCGCCCATCGCAGCGGAGCGCACAGCGGCGTTGCGCCAATTGGACGCGCATTCCGAGTGGCCGATCGCGTGGATCGGGCGCGGCCGGTACGTGAACCATCGCACGATTCAGGAGCAGTTGCGCTGGGCCGATGCGGGCCTTGCGCTGTACGACAATCATCCCAACTTTGCCTGCTCATACCCAACCAAGTTCTACGAGTACATGCACTATGGCCTGCCCATCTTGTACAGCGACTTGCCGCTTTGGCGCACGTTCATGGAACGGCATGGCTGCGGCGTGGCGGTGCCGGTGGGCGACATAGACGCGCTGCTAGCCGCCGTGCAGCGGTGGCAGGCGTCGCCCGATCGGTGGGCCAAGCTGTCCGAAGCCGCGCGGCACGCCGCCCCCTCTTTCTACTGGGAGCAGATGGGCGAGCGCCTGCTGACAGCTTACGACGCCGTGCTCACGCGCCGGTAG
- a CDS encoding O-acetylhomoserine aminocarboxypropyltransferase/cysteine synthase family protein produces the protein MATSESNAKRPLHYDTLQVHAGQEPDPATNARAVPIYASTSFTFDDAAHGADLFALKEFGNIYSRIMNPTNDVFEKRVAALEGGAMAVATASGQSAQFLTIATLAQAGENIVASSHLYGGTYNQFKNTFPRLGIDVKFADGPNPEQIADLIDDQTKAVYVETISNPRFSVPDFAAIADVAHDQGVPLVVDNTFGAAGYLCRPIDHGADIVTESATKWIGGHGTTIGGVIVDAGTFPWDNGRFPRFTEPSPDYHGLKFWEAFGPEGVLETNVAFAIRARVEGLRDVGASQNPFGSFLLLQGLETLSLRVQRSVDNALALAQWLSAHEAVSWVSYPGLEDHPYHERASEYLTHGYGAVLAFGVEGGTAAGQAFVENVELASHLANVGDAKTLVIHPASTTHQQLADEERRAAGVIDDLVRVSVGIEHIDDLTADFDQALQRVPVTA, from the coding sequence ATGGCAACGTCTGAATCCAACGCGAAGCGCCCGCTTCACTACGACACCTTGCAGGTGCATGCCGGCCAGGAGCCCGATCCGGCCACCAACGCCCGCGCGGTGCCCATTTACGCCTCCACCTCGTTCACCTTCGATGATGCCGCCCACGGGGCCGATCTGTTTGCCCTGAAGGAGTTTGGCAACATCTACTCGCGCATCATGAACCCCACCAACGACGTGTTCGAGAAGCGCGTGGCTGCGCTTGAGGGCGGGGCGATGGCGGTGGCCACGGCCAGCGGGCAGTCGGCCCAGTTTCTCACCATTGCGACGCTCGCGCAGGCCGGCGAAAACATCGTCGCCTCCAGCCACCTGTACGGCGGCACCTACAACCAATTCAAGAACACCTTTCCGCGCCTGGGCATCGACGTGAAGTTTGCCGACGGGCCCAATCCGGAGCAGATTGCGGACTTGATCGACGACCAAACCAAGGCGGTGTACGTCGAAACGATCAGCAACCCGCGGTTTAGCGTGCCCGACTTTGCCGCCATTGCCGACGTGGCCCACGATCAGGGCGTGCCGCTGGTGGTGGACAACACCTTTGGCGCTGCCGGATACCTGTGCCGCCCCATCGACCACGGCGCCGACATTGTGACCGAGAGTGCGACGAAGTGGATTGGCGGCCACGGCACAACCATCGGCGGCGTGATTGTGGATGCGGGGACGTTTCCGTGGGACAACGGCCGCTTTCCGCGATTTACCGAGCCCTCGCCCGACTACCACGGGCTGAAGTTCTGGGAGGCGTTTGGTCCGGAGGGCGTGCTGGAGACCAACGTCGCGTTTGCTATCCGCGCCCGTGTGGAGGGGCTGCGCGACGTGGGGGCGTCGCAGAATCCCTTCGGCTCGTTCTTGCTGCTGCAGGGGCTGGAGACGCTTTCGCTGCGCGTGCAACGCAGCGTGGACAATGCCCTGGCCCTGGCGCAGTGGCTGTCGGCGCATGAGGCGGTGTCGTGGGTGAGCTATCCGGGCTTGGAGGACCATCCGTACCACGAGCGGGCGTCGGAGTACCTCACGCACGGGTATGGCGCGGTGCTCGCCTTTGGCGTGGAGGGCGGCACAGCCGCCGGGCAGGCGTTTGTGGAAAACGTCGAGCTGGCCAGCCACCTGGCGAACGTGGGCGATGCCAAGACGCTCGTCATCCACCCGGCCTCTACGACGCACCAGCAGCTGGCCGACGAGGAGCGGCGCGCCGCGGGCGTCATCGACGACCTGGTGCGGGTGAGTGTGGGCATCGAGCACATCGACGACCTCACCGCCGACTTCGATCAGGCGCTCCAGCGCGTGCCGGTGACCGCCTAA